Proteins found in one Nostoc sp. NIES-3756 genomic segment:
- a CDS encoding ParB N-terminal domain-containing protein — protein sequence MPTVPIDQIKIGRNRRPVKGEKVDELKESIKTNGLLNPITVDQKLTLIAGLHRLTACKLLGLKAIECHVVNYQDADQARLAEIDENLIRNELEPLERSELWLERDQILERMGLRAKVGDNQHTFKGGEMISPPKRTVELAKEAGYSERTFQHGKQIAKSIHPEVKQLIKGTPIADSPTVLLQIARAGTKERTLVEEAQQAYNSALAQGDKAEAERQVKLVEELRLKQKTAQILAYKSAIAQKEAKLAAKKTQRQPELIVTDEVTVQTGDEWLLGRHLIYCGDTAKSKFRNILPSDAALAIATLSPTWEHNYLVDEAKVVAVIRSEGHIYKFYQNNQMPFQYELLLGNLYVGIFSHQTIPKPQTPINVEGVEGIVNYLINLYTSPNHFVIAPFIGNGEVLVSCERMGRICFIGDSNSELVSRGIDRWQKWTGKPAQKLNFNEVGSNGISR from the coding sequence ATGCCTACAGTACCCATAGACCAAATAAAAATCGGTCGCAACCGTCGTCCGGTCAAGGGTGAGAAAGTCGATGAACTCAAAGAGTCAATCAAGACCAATGGTCTGTTAAATCCTATCACGGTAGACCAGAAACTAACTTTAATTGCTGGGCTGCATCGACTGACGGCTTGTAAGTTGTTAGGGTTAAAGGCAATTGAATGTCATGTTGTCAATTATCAAGATGCTGATCAAGCACGGTTAGCCGAAATTGATGAAAACTTGATTCGTAATGAGCTAGAACCTTTAGAACGCTCAGAATTATGGTTAGAACGTGACCAAATTCTTGAACGGATGGGCTTACGGGCAAAGGTTGGCGATAATCAGCATACTTTTAAAGGTGGTGAAATGATTTCACCACCTAAACGGACAGTGGAGTTAGCGAAAGAAGCGGGTTATTCAGAACGTACCTTCCAACATGGTAAACAAATAGCCAAAAGTATTCACCCAGAAGTTAAACAACTGATTAAGGGTACACCCATTGCCGATAGCCCGACAGTATTATTGCAGATAGCTAGGGCAGGGACAAAAGAGCGAACTTTAGTAGAGGAGGCACAGCAGGCTTACAACTCAGCTTTGGCACAGGGAGATAAAGCAGAAGCGGAACGCCAAGTAAAGCTGGTAGAGGAGTTGCGCTTAAAGCAGAAAACTGCTCAAATACTAGCATACAAAAGTGCGATCGCTCAAAAGGAAGCCAAGTTAGCAGCCAAGAAAACTCAACGCCAACCAGAACTAATAGTTACTGATGAAGTCACTGTGCAAACTGGCGATGAATGGCTATTAGGTAGACATCTTATATATTGTGGTGATACTGCAAAATCCAAGTTTAGGAATATTTTACCCTCCGATGCGGCGTTGGCGATCGCTACCCTTTCCCCCACCTGGGAACATAATTACTTAGTCGATGAAGCCAAGGTTGTCGCTGTTATCCGTTCTGAAGGACACATTTATAAATTCTACCAAAATAATCAAATGCCTTTTCAATATGAATTATTACTAGGCAATCTTTATGTAGGAATTTTTTCTCATCAAACAATACCTAAACCGCAAACACCAATAAATGTTGAAGGAGTTGAAGGAATTGTTAATTATTTGATCAATTTGTACACCAGCCCCAATCATTTTGTGATTGCCCCATTTATTGGTAATGGTGAGGTTTTAGTTAGCTGTGAAAGAATGGGCAGAATTTGTTTTATTGGTGACAGCAATTCAGAATTAGTTAGTCGTGGCATTGATAGATGGCAGAAATGGACAGGTAAACCAGCACAAAAACTCAATTTTAACGAGGTAGGGAGCAATGGCATCAGCAGATAA
- a CDS encoding type I polyketide synthase, translated as MAANPIDTALAELEAQINNCEKALLRCIEEKKMKSDKPMSINKINRQLQHNPIAIIGMASLLPEARNLRQYWQNIVNKIDCITDVPATHWSVEDYYDPNPRTPEDKTYCKRGGFIPEVDFNPMEFGIPPSILEVTDVSQLLSLVVAKEAMEDAGYSDSREFNRELVGVILGVAMAKQLGMPLSARLEYPVWEKVLKSSGLSDEDTKKIVDKIKSAYVKWDENAFPGMLANVVAGRIANRLNFGGMNCVVDAACASSFGALKMAISELVEHRADMMLTGGVDTDNTIMAYISFSKTPAVSPSESVKPFDAKSDGMMLGEGICMLVLKRLEDAERDGDKIYAVIKGIGTSSDGRYKSIYAPRKEGQVNALRRAYEDAGFSPATVGLMEAHGTGTMAGDPTEFGSLRDFFGEHDNKKQHIALGSVKSQIGHTKAAAGAASLIKTALALHHKVLPATINITEPNPKLKIEESAFYLNTDTRPWIRPEGEPPRRAGVSSFGFGGTNYHVVLEEYEAEQNRPYRLHNSAREILLFASNPAELLKQCEEVLGKLQSEGGERHYSQLVQDSQSVDIPLNAARVGFVTENLQEACKFLQTSIDWLKLKGAAANWEHPQGIYYRASGMELGGKVVSLFSGQGSQYLEMGKELVMNFPTLRRLFGYMDGLLLKDNLRPLSEIVFPNPVFSEAERNAQVAALQRTEYAQPAIGALSAGLYAILKQAGFKSDFVAGHSFGEITALWAAGVLSDADYMYLVKARGQAMAAPEDPDHDAGTMLAVKEDINKIEPIIKQFPQVSIANYNSPTQIVLAGPTAEIAKVRQALQAQGYAAVQLPVSAAFHTSLIAFAQKSFAIATKSVQFQEPKIPVFTNVTGKAYPKEPQAIQKILETHLANSVLFKQEIENIYAAGGTCFVEFGPKRILTNLVKDILGDRPHTTISLNPSTQKNSDRSLREAVVQMRVLGMQLKNLDPYQAPVTLPPAEKKKALSVTLRGINYVSDKSKKAWEDALNDGFKVSLPPAVAEVVAPAKALSPVLPTAPAVAPAKGTNGNGHGKLTELPKVLENSTTITTPKPEMNSAIVSPQLAEEKTMQTPEKLDNYKRVLESLEYLTTQFQKNQTENLQVHGTYLNHQMEYTKAFFQLMQQQNTLFANAKSSQEAAQLKLVVMESLERSMMQFHSQQGETLRIHEKYLQEQVSYARNFFELIQQQYSMVLSGAVNAPVSETPVKEAPAFTIETPVISAPAPVEPQPESVVKNSFSIVDAPVTPAPTGWQIQSEPVVEAPAPVAVISTIEPVVEAPVVAPVVTQVVEIAPAPAPVATPAVDVADLDKNLLAIISDKTGYPVEMLEMEMDMEADLGIDSIKRVEILGGLQELYPNLPKPNLEELAEKRTIGQIVDYLQANAAISHTVEVAIQQAQQAVEMVAPAVTATIPTPEPVVAPEPVAIPATPEPEAVEDSADYADLAQTLLNITSEKTGYPVEMLELDMDMEADLGIDSIKRVEILGAMQDTYPNLPKPNIEELGDLRTIGQIVDYLQKLVGGEKKKSQPEREWEPVSIIENVQRRPAKLKYLPAPDSLDFSLPEGHICLITDDGSLTTSQVAQSLTERGWKVVVLSFPQSLVPQESPLPASVNRVTLADMSEELLQHKLSAIATNYGTISAFIHLHPTCQNQGLYTAQEKAIVKHVFFMAKHLKKSLTEAGRYNRSCFFTVTRLDGAFGLEHNTNYGAIAGGLFGLVKTLRWEWPTVFTRGLDLSPSLNPQQSAQHIVDELFDSNLCITEVAHNSQGRFTLISSFE; from the coding sequence ATGGCTGCTAATCCAATTGATACTGCCTTAGCGGAGTTAGAAGCCCAAATAAATAACTGCGAAAAGGCTTTGTTGAGGTGTATTGAGGAAAAAAAAATGAAATCAGATAAACCAATGTCAATCAACAAAATTAACAGACAACTACAACATAATCCTATAGCCATCATTGGTATGGCCTCTCTGCTACCCGAAGCGAGAAATTTACGGCAGTATTGGCAAAACATAGTTAATAAAATTGATTGTATTACTGATGTTCCTGCCACCCACTGGAGCGTAGAAGATTATTACGACCCCAACCCCAGAACACCAGAAGATAAAACCTATTGTAAACGCGGTGGATTTATTCCTGAGGTTGATTTTAACCCAATGGAATTTGGTATTCCTCCCAGCATTTTGGAAGTTACCGACGTTTCGCAACTATTAAGTTTAGTAGTTGCGAAAGAAGCAATGGAAGATGCTGGTTATAGTGATTCCCGCGAATTTAACCGCGAGTTGGTAGGGGTAATTTTAGGTGTGGCGATGGCAAAACAATTAGGTATGCCATTGTCTGCACGGTTAGAATATCCAGTGTGGGAAAAAGTCCTCAAAAGCAGTGGACTTTCTGACGAAGACACCAAGAAAATCGTCGATAAAATCAAAAGCGCCTACGTTAAGTGGGATGAGAACGCCTTTCCTGGGATGTTAGCTAACGTCGTCGCGGGACGTATCGCCAACCGCTTGAACTTTGGCGGGATGAACTGCGTTGTTGATGCGGCTTGTGCTAGTTCCTTCGGTGCATTGAAGATGGCGATTAGCGAATTAGTCGAACATCGCGCCGACATGATGCTAACTGGTGGTGTGGATACAGATAACACCATTATGGCTTACATCTCCTTCAGCAAAACCCCAGCCGTATCTCCTAGCGAAAGCGTCAAACCCTTCGATGCTAAATCTGATGGGATGATGCTAGGTGAAGGTATCTGTATGCTAGTGCTGAAGCGCCTGGAAGATGCAGAACGCGATGGCGACAAAATCTATGCAGTCATCAAAGGTATCGGTACTTCCAGCGATGGACGCTACAAGAGTATATATGCGCCCCGCAAAGAAGGACAAGTAAACGCCCTCCGCCGCGCTTACGAAGATGCAGGTTTCTCTCCCGCTACCGTCGGTCTAATGGAAGCCCACGGTACAGGAACAATGGCTGGCGACCCCACCGAGTTCGGTTCTTTAAGAGATTTCTTTGGCGAACACGACAATAAAAAGCAGCACATCGCTTTGGGTAGTGTGAAATCTCAAATTGGTCATACCAAAGCGGCTGCGGGTGCAGCAAGTCTAATTAAAACAGCCTTGGCACTGCATCATAAAGTATTACCAGCAACAATTAATATTACTGAGCCTAACCCCAAGCTCAAAATTGAAGAATCCGCTTTTTACCTTAACACTGATACCAGACCTTGGATTCGCCCAGAAGGTGAACCACCAAGACGCGCTGGTGTGAGTTCCTTCGGTTTTGGTGGAACCAACTACCACGTAGTTTTGGAAGAATACGAAGCAGAACAAAACCGTCCCTACCGCTTACACAATAGCGCCCGTGAAATCTTACTGTTTGCATCCAACCCGGCGGAACTCCTCAAGCAGTGTGAGGAAGTTCTAGGTAAGTTGCAATCAGAAGGTGGGGAAAGACACTATTCTCAATTGGTGCAAGATTCCCAATCTGTAGATATTCCTCTGAATGCAGCTAGAGTTGGTTTTGTGACTGAGAATCTGCAAGAAGCTTGCAAATTCCTCCAAACCAGCATCGACTGGCTCAAACTGAAAGGTGCTGCTGCTAACTGGGAACATCCCCAAGGTATTTACTACCGCGCCTCTGGAATGGAATTAGGTGGTAAAGTTGTCTCCCTGTTCTCCGGCCAAGGTTCCCAATACCTAGAAATGGGTAAGGAACTGGTGATGAACTTCCCCACCCTGCGCCGTCTGTTCGGTTACATGGATGGGTTGTTACTCAAAGACAACCTCCGCCCCTTGTCCGAGATTGTTTTCCCCAATCCTGTGTTCTCGGAAGCAGAGAGAAATGCTCAAGTTGCAGCATTGCAACGCACAGAATATGCACAGCCAGCAATTGGCGCTTTGAGTGCTGGACTTTACGCCATCCTCAAACAAGCTGGGTTTAAGTCTGACTTTGTAGCCGGTCACAGCTTTGGCGAAATCACCGCACTGTGGGCTGCGGGTGTGTTGAGTGACGCAGATTATATGTACCTAGTGAAAGCTAGGGGTCAAGCAATGGCTGCGCCAGAAGACCCAGACCATGATGCAGGTACAATGTTGGCGGTCAAAGAAGACATCAACAAAATTGAACCCATCATCAAGCAGTTTCCCCAAGTTAGCATCGCTAATTACAATTCTCCCACCCAGATTGTTTTAGCAGGGCCGACCGCCGAAATTGCTAAAGTCCGTCAAGCTTTACAAGCCCAAGGTTACGCGGCTGTACAGTTACCAGTCTCCGCCGCCTTCCACACCTCACTGATTGCTTTCGCACAGAAATCATTTGCGATCGCCACAAAATCAGTCCAATTCCAAGAACCAAAAATCCCTGTATTCACCAACGTTACAGGTAAAGCCTATCCCAAAGAACCCCAAGCGATTCAAAAAATCCTGGAAACTCACCTGGCTAACTCGGTGCTGTTCAAGCAGGAGATTGAAAATATTTACGCGGCTGGCGGTACTTGCTTCGTGGAATTTGGGCCGAAGCGCATCCTCACCAACTTGGTGAAAGATATTTTAGGCGATCGCCCCCACACTACCATATCTTTGAACCCCAGCACCCAGAAAAACAGCGATCGCTCTCTACGGGAAGCAGTGGTACAAATGCGTGTGCTAGGTATGCAGTTGAAGAACCTCGACCCATACCAAGCCCCAGTTACCCTACCCCCAGCCGAGAAAAAGAAAGCTCTGAGTGTCACCTTACGGGGTATCAACTATGTCTCCGACAAGAGCAAAAAGGCTTGGGAAGACGCACTAAACGACGGTTTCAAAGTTTCCTTACCCCCTGCTGTAGCTGAAGTTGTAGCACCAGCTAAAGCATTATCTCCCGTACTCCCTACCGCTCCTGCTGTAGCACCAGCCAAAGGGACTAACGGTAACGGACATGGCAAACTCACCGAACTGCCCAAAGTTTTAGAAAATTCTACTACTATTACTACTCCCAAACCTGAAATGAACTCTGCGATCGTTTCACCCCAACTAGCCGAAGAAAAGACAATGCAAACACCAGAGAAACTGGACAACTACAAGCGAGTGCTAGAAAGCTTAGAGTACCTAACAACTCAGTTCCAAAAAAACCAAACTGAGAATCTACAAGTTCATGGTACTTACCTCAATCATCAGATGGAATATACCAAAGCCTTCTTCCAACTGATGCAGCAACAAAATACCCTGTTTGCCAACGCTAAATCTTCTCAAGAAGCTGCCCAGCTAAAGCTAGTTGTGATGGAAAGCTTAGAGCGCAGCATGATGCAGTTTCATTCCCAACAAGGTGAAACCCTCCGCATTCATGAAAAATACCTTCAGGAACAGGTATCATACGCCAGAAACTTCTTTGAACTAATTCAACAACAATATTCTATGGTGTTGTCTGGTGCGGTGAATGCACCAGTAAGTGAAACACCAGTTAAGGAAGCTCCCGCTTTCACCATCGAAACACCCGTAATTTCCGCTCCCGCTCCCGTCGAGCCTCAACCTGAGTCTGTAGTCAAAAACAGCTTTAGCATCGTTGATGCACCTGTTACCCCCGCACCGACAGGTTGGCAAATTCAGTCTGAACCTGTAGTAGAAGCACCTGCACCAGTTGCTGTTATCTCTACCATTGAGCCAGTAGTGGAAGCACCTGTAGTTGCACCTGTAGTCACCCAAGTTGTAGAAATTGCTCCTGCACCCGCACCTGTAGCTACACCAGCCGTTGATGTTGCTGACTTGGATAAAAACCTCTTAGCAATTATCAGCGATAAGACTGGCTACCCAGTCGAAATGCTGGAAATGGAAATGGATATGGAGGCAGACTTAGGTATTGACTCCATCAAACGGGTAGAAATTCTTGGTGGATTACAAGAATTGTATCCTAACTTACCCAAGCCCAACTTAGAAGAACTAGCAGAAAAACGCACAATCGGCCAAATCGTTGATTATCTGCAAGCTAATGCTGCAATCAGCCACACCGTAGAAGTAGCGATTCAGCAAGCGCAACAAGCAGTTGAGATGGTAGCGCCAGCAGTTACTGCAACTATACCTACACCTGAGCCTGTAGTTGCGCCTGAACCAGTAGCTATCCCTGCAACTCCTGAGCCGGAAGCCGTAGAAGATAGTGCAGATTACGCAGACTTGGCACAAACCCTGCTCAACATCACCAGCGAGAAAACTGGCTACCCTGTAGAAATGCTCGAACTCGACATGGACATGGAGGCAGATTTAGGTATCGACTCCATCAAACGGGTAGAAATTCTGGGCGCAATGCAAGATACGTACCCCAACCTACCCAAACCCAACATTGAAGAATTAGGCGACCTCCGCACCATCGGTCAAATCGTAGACTACCTCCAGAAACTGGTGGGAGGTGAAAAAAAAAAGTCTCAGCCTGAGCGCGAGTGGGAGCCAGTCAGCATAATCGAGAACGTCCAACGCCGTCCAGCCAAACTTAAATACCTCCCCGCACCGGATAGCTTGGACTTTTCTTTACCAGAGGGACACATCTGTTTAATTACCGATGATGGTTCCCTCACCACCTCCCAAGTCGCCCAGTCCCTCACAGAACGCGGTTGGAAAGTAGTAGTCCTTAGCTTCCCCCAATCCCTAGTTCCTCAAGAATCGCCCTTACCCGCCAGCGTTAACCGCGTTACCCTCGCAGATATGAGCGAAGAACTGCTACAACACAAATTATCTGCGATCGCTACCAACTACGGCACAATTAGCGCTTTTATCCACCTCCACCCCACCTGCCAAAATCAAGGGCTTTACACAGCACAAGAAAAAGCGATTGTCAAGCACGTATTCTTCATGGCCAAACACCTGAAGAAATCCCTCACTGAAGCCGGACGTTACAATCGCAGTTGTTTCTTCACCGTCACCCGGTTAGATGGAGCCTTCGGACTTGAGCATAACACCAACTATGGCGCGATCGCTGGCGGTTTATTCGGACTAGTCAAAACCCTGAGATGGGAATGGCCAACCGTATTCACCAGAGGCTTAGACTTAAGCCCCTCCCTCAACCCCCAACAATCAGCACAACACATAGTTGACGAACTCTTCGACTCCAACCTCTGTATCACCGAAGTAGCCCACAACTCCCAAGGACGCTTCACCCTCATCAGTTCCTTCGAGTAA
- a CDS encoding SDR family NAD(P)-dependent oxidoreductase, which produces MTTLTPVRSSSIFVVSGGAKGITAQCVIELAKHQPCTFILLGRSEVIENEPDFARNCVDESALKKVIMQHLLTQGEKPTPMSVQKIYNKIVSSREIKATLAAIAATGSKVEYLDVDVTDVAQLQQKLAAVSERVGTITGIIHGAGNLADKLIEKKTDQDFEKVYTAKVQGLENLLACIDAKQLQHLVLFSSVAGFYGNIGQSDYAIANEILNKSAHLIKQNNPQCHVVAINWGGWDSGMVTPELKKAFAERGIDIIPVDVGTKMLVNELHPSHRDSTQVVIGSPIIPPPTPLDPQLRSYRLRRRLTLEANPFLHDHVIAGTAVLPATCAMSWMIHACEECYPGYKYFSCKDFKVLKGITFNHTLASEHILEIQELAKNGSESIEFQTTILSKTPEGKTHYHFRAHITIVQKSPDAPIYEGVNLKEDNIITTTGKDFYQNGDSSLFHGPAFQKITRVININQEKITTECFWATISEQVQGQFPIKGHNPYATDLSTQPLWLWLSHLHQEVCLPGQLTQSDQFRPIPCDEPFYVSCEIINKTATGVTANFILHDTEGKLYSRILAAKAIIAPMNLHKPK; this is translated from the coding sequence ATGACTACACTGACTCCAGTTCGTTCTTCGTCGATTTTTGTTGTAAGTGGTGGTGCAAAAGGAATTACAGCCCAGTGCGTGATTGAATTAGCCAAGCACCAACCTTGTACATTTATTCTCCTCGGTCGTTCAGAAGTTATCGAAAACGAGCCAGACTTCGCCCGTAATTGTGTTGATGAATCTGCATTAAAAAAAGTAATTATGCAGCATCTTCTCACCCAAGGAGAAAAGCCCACTCCGATGAGTGTGCAGAAGATATATAACAAAATTGTTTCTAGCCGCGAAATTAAAGCTACCCTAGCAGCGATCGCCGCTACAGGTTCAAAGGTAGAATATCTTGATGTAGATGTCACAGATGTTGCCCAGTTACAGCAAAAGTTAGCGGCTGTATCTGAACGTGTAGGAACCATTACCGGGATTATCCACGGTGCAGGTAATTTAGCTGATAAGTTGATTGAGAAGAAAACAGACCAGGATTTTGAAAAGGTTTATACCGCTAAGGTGCAAGGGTTAGAGAATTTACTGGCTTGCATTGATGCGAAACAACTCCAGCATTTAGTATTGTTTTCATCAGTGGCTGGATTTTATGGGAATATAGGGCAATCAGATTATGCGATCGCCAATGAAATCCTGAACAAATCTGCTCACTTAATTAAACAAAACAATCCCCAATGTCACGTAGTCGCCATCAACTGGGGCGGTTGGGACAGTGGAATGGTGACACCAGAACTCAAGAAAGCCTTCGCGGAACGGGGAATTGATATCATCCCTGTGGATGTAGGTACAAAAATGCTAGTTAACGAACTGCATCCCAGCCACCGAGATTCTACACAAGTAGTCATCGGTAGCCCCATCATCCCACCACCTACACCCCTAGATCCCCAACTACGCAGCTATCGCCTTCGTCGCCGCCTGACACTAGAAGCTAACCCCTTCCTACATGACCACGTAATTGCAGGTACAGCCGTCCTCCCCGCCACCTGTGCCATGTCTTGGATGATTCACGCCTGCGAAGAATGCTATCCAGGTTATAAGTATTTCAGCTGCAAAGACTTCAAAGTGTTGAAGGGTATTACCTTCAATCACACCCTAGCCAGCGAACATATTTTAGAAATACAAGAACTTGCCAAAAATGGCTCAGAATCTATTGAATTTCAGACGACAATTCTGAGTAAAACTCCCGAAGGGAAAACTCATTATCACTTCCGCGCCCATATTACAATCGTCCAAAAATCACCAGACGCGCCAATTTATGAAGGTGTGAATCTCAAAGAAGATAACATCATTACCACCACAGGTAAAGACTTTTATCAAAATGGAGATTCCTCATTATTTCATGGCCCTGCATTCCAAAAAATTACCAGAGTCATAAATATTAATCAAGAGAAAATCACAACCGAATGTTTTTGGGCAACTATATCCGAACAAGTCCAAGGACAATTCCCAATCAAAGGACATAATCCCTACGCTACCGACTTAAGCACCCAACCTCTATGGTTATGGTTAAGCCATTTGCATCAAGAAGTATGCTTACCCGGACAGCTAACCCAATCAGATCAATTTAGACCCATCCCTTGTGATGAACCCTTCTACGTGTCTTGTGAAATTATCAACAAAACCGCCACAGGCGTAACCGCCAACTTCATCCTTCACGACACCGAAGGGAAACTTTATTCGCGCATCTTAGCCGCGAAAGCAATTATTGCACCTATGAACCTACACAAACCTAAGTAG
- a CDS encoding ABC exporter membrane fusion protein encodes MAVNKERQLFIKPDGRWRLILAASVALATGLISFYTISSNRLRSPVETPAAKSPKVAPVKVAVTALGRLQPEGEITTLSAPSSTNGIRVDRLLVKEGEEIQAGQVLAYLEDYNRATSALEQALDKLQIAKVKLAQVKAGAKPGDIDAQKASVANLQSQLKGEIATQEATINRIQAELNNAQTENERYQKLFKEGAISASVADSKALQAKTVEQQLTEAKATLSRTQNTLADQIKEANARLNSVKEVRSVDVDLAQMEVKSAVTAVKQAKADLELTYIKAPRDGRILKIHARAGEVIPSNGFADIGKTSQMYVIAEVYQTDIQNVRVGQKATITSTAFSGKLLGTVRSIGWQVDKQSIFSLNPRSDTDRRIVEVKVSIDNPADSERVARLTNLQVDVAIQI; translated from the coding sequence ATGGCAGTAAATAAGGAACGCCAATTATTTATCAAACCCGATGGTCGGTGGAGGTTAATTTTGGCAGCTTCTGTGGCATTGGCAACGGGGTTAATATCTTTTTATACTATATCGTCGAATAGACTGCGATCGCCAGTTGAAACCCCGGCTGCTAAATCTCCTAAAGTAGCTCCTGTAAAAGTTGCTGTCACCGCTTTGGGTCGTTTGCAACCAGAAGGAGAAATCACTACTTTATCTGCGCCTAGTTCCACTAACGGTATCCGTGTAGACAGACTGTTAGTTAAGGAAGGCGAGGAAATTCAAGCAGGACAAGTATTAGCGTATCTAGAAGATTATAACCGTGCTACTTCAGCACTGGAACAAGCTTTAGATAAGCTACAAATTGCCAAAGTCAAATTAGCACAGGTCAAAGCTGGCGCTAAACCCGGAGACATCGACGCTCAAAAAGCTTCAGTTGCTAATCTACAGTCTCAATTAAAGGGAGAAATTGCTACTCAAGAAGCAACAATTAACCGTATTCAAGCCGAATTGAATAATGCTCAAACTGAAAATGAGCGCTATCAGAAACTATTTAAAGAAGGTGCGATTTCTGCCTCTGTAGCTGATTCTAAAGCTCTACAAGCCAAAACTGTAGAACAGCAATTAACAGAAGCTAAAGCCACCCTTAGCCGTACTCAGAACACCCTCGCTGACCAGATTAAAGAAGCCAACGCCAGACTCAACAGTGTCAAGGAAGTACGGTCTGTAGATGTAGATTTAGCACAAATGGAAGTTAAAAGTGCTGTAACTGCCGTCAAACAAGCCAAAGCCGACCTCGAACTTACTTACATTAAAGCTCCTAGAGATGGCAGAATTTTGAAAATTCATGCCAGAGCAGGCGAAGTTATCCCCAGTAATGGATTTGCTGACATCGGTAAAACATCGCAGATGTATGTAATTGCCGAAGTCTACCAAACTGATATTCAAAATGTACGTGTAGGTCAAAAAGCCACTATTACCAGCACAGCATTTTCTGGTAAATTGCTAGGAACCGTTAGAAGTATTGGTTGGCAAGTCGATAAGCAAAGCATCTTCAGCCTCAACCCCAGATCAGACACAGACCGCCGCATCGTTGAGGTCAAAGTTTCTATAGATAACCCCGCAGACAGCGAACGGGTAGCACGTTTGACCAACCTACAAGTTGATGTAGCAATTCAAATTTAG
- the devC gene encoding ABC transporter permease DevC yields the protein MNFKIPLAWLQLAQQKIRFLVAVAGIAFIVLLMFVQLGFQDALYSSATAVHQNLRGDLFLVSSQYKSLTSNQSFSRTRLYQALGFDGVESVSPMYLQFAKLKNPETGEKYSIYVIGFDPGQSVINIPEVEENLDKLKIPDVMLFDRDSRPEFGPIAANFDKGDKEQTIEIFPFDAPIGYKVRVGGLFSLGPSFGVDGNLIVSDSTFLRINPNTRPAEKIDVGAIRLKPGADKEKVAANLEANLPDDVRVFTRKGFIDFEKQYWSARTPIGFILNLMLTMASVVGVVIVYQILYSNIATQFIAYATLKAIGYPNSYLLNVVFQQALILALLAYIPGFIVSVGLYDFAMEATKLPIMMTANNALIVFISAVLMCITSGALAINKLRSADPADIF from the coding sequence ATGAATTTTAAAATCCCTTTGGCCTGGCTACAGTTAGCCCAGCAAAAAATACGTTTTCTTGTAGCTGTAGCTGGCATTGCTTTTATTGTCTTGCTAATGTTTGTGCAACTTGGGTTTCAAGATGCACTTTACTCTAGTGCTACCGCAGTACATCAAAATCTACGCGGTGACTTATTTTTAGTCAGTTCTCAGTATAAATCTTTGACTTCCAATCAAAGCTTTTCTCGAACTCGATTATACCAAGCTTTAGGTTTTGATGGGGTAGAATCTGTTAGCCCTATGTATCTACAGTTTGCTAAATTAAAAAATCCTGAAACTGGGGAGAAATATTCAATCTATGTTATTGGTTTTGACCCAGGACAATCAGTAATAAATATCCCAGAAGTTGAGGAGAATTTAGATAAACTGAAAATTCCTGATGTCATGCTTTTTGACAGAGATTCCCGCCCAGAATTTGGCCCTATCGCTGCCAATTTTGATAAAGGAGATAAAGAGCAGACAATTGAAATTTTCCCCTTTGATGCTCCTATTGGCTACAAAGTGAGAGTCGGTGGGTTATTTAGTTTAGGCCCTTCCTTTGGTGTGGATGGCAACCTAATTGTGAGTGATTCAACCTTCCTGCGGATTAATCCTAATACCCGTCCAGCCGAAAAAATAGATGTTGGCGCAATTAGACTTAAACCTGGGGCTGATAAAGAAAAAGTAGCTGCTAATTTGGAAGCAAATTTACCTGATGATGTAAGGGTTTTCACTCGCAAAGGATTTATCGATTTTGAGAAACAGTATTGGTCTGCCAGAACTCCTATAGGTTTTATTTTGAACCTAATGTTAACGATGGCTTCGGTTGTAGGCGTAGTAATTGTTTATCAAATTCTCTACAGTAACATTGCGACTCAATTTATTGCCTATGCCACACTAAAAGCCATTGGTTATCCTAATAGTTATTTATTAAATGTAGTCTTTCAACAAGCTTTAATCTTGGCATTACTTGCTTATATTCCAGGATTTATAGTGTCTGTAGGCTTGTATGATTTTGCGATGGAAGCTACAAAATTACCAATTATGATGACAGCAAATAATGCCTTAATTGTTTTTATTTCGGCAGTATTAATGTGTATCACTTCTGGCGCATTAGCTATCAACAAACTACGCTCCGCAGACCCGGCTGATATTTTTTAG